In one Conger conger chromosome 5, fConCon1.1, whole genome shotgun sequence genomic region, the following are encoded:
- the czib gene encoding CXXC motif containing zinc binding protein: MVKFGLQFKATLENITNLQPVGDDFRWFLKLKCGNCGEIPDKWQYVNLMDSVPLKGGRGSASMVQKCKLCSRENSIDILKDTITPYNAEDSDRFKTMVQFECRGLEPVSFQPQAGFVAQGADSKTVFPEINLLEGDWTDYDEKIKESVGIYEVTHKFIKC, from the exons ATGGTG AAATTTGGGTTGCAATTTAAAGCAACATTGGAGAATATCACAAACTTGCAACCAGTTGGAGACGACTTCCGCTGGTTTTTGAAG CTTAAATGTGGAAACTGTGGGGAGATCCCAGACAAATGGCAATATGTTAACCTAATG GACAGTGTGCCTctgaaaggggggaggggaagtGCCAGTATGGTGCAGAAATGTAAACTGTGCTCCAGAGAGAACTCCATTG ATATACTAAAGGATACCATCACTCCATATAAT GCAGAAGACAGCGACAGATTTAAGACCATGGTGCAGTTTGAGTGTCGAGGTCTGGAACCAGTTTCATTCCAACCCCAG GCTGGCTTTGTTGCACAAGGAGCAGACTCGAAGACTGTATTCCCTGAAATTAACCTACTGGAAGGG GACTGGACCGACTATGATGAGAAAATCAAAGAATCTGTTGGCATCTATGAAGTTACTCATAAGTTCATCAAGTGCTGA
- the LOC133128892 gene encoding leucine-rich repeat-containing protein 52-like: MHFSRRRGAHSLWLVFLLAFVMGAAPSPAVTAGCPNRCSCDDQLAVQCVGQDLNYFPPDFPLATRQLLISSNRIAELPALLLNYLSDLVFLDCSNNTLSEISESTFGNLRKLAYLDLSFNALAQIDGRTFGPLGSLVMLRLTDNPGLSEIHPDAFTENTALQVLDISRNNLTSLNVSSLISLQTLRSIALSGNPWRCDCDTEDLCLWMQIEAFKFQDGLKTVCQAPSDMEGRWLAEVGMQLRMECHQSLGYQDYIFLTSVGFLIFSAGTVSAWVMGVLMVLYERCTKSTDVMPDGEEEGGDGGLSKPGEKV; the protein is encoded by the exons ATGCACTTTTCCCGTCGTCGTGGCGCACACTCACTGTGGCTCGTGTTTCTGCTAGCATTTGTCATGGGGGCTGCACCGTCCCCGGCTGTAACCGCGGGCTGCCCCAACCGATGCTCATGCGACGACCAGCTTGCAGTTCAGTGCGTGGGGCAGGACCTAAATTATTTTCCTCCGGACTTCCCACTCGCCACCAGGCAGCTTCTCATTTCCAGCAACCGTATCGCAGAGTTGCCGGCGCTGCTGCTCAACTACTTGTCTGACTTGGTGTTTCTAGACTGCAGTAACAACACTCTCTCAGAGATCTCAGAATCTACCTTTGGAAACCTCCGCAAACTGGCTTACCTGGATCTATCCTTCAACGCCCTTGCTCAAATCGACGGCCGGACGTTCGGACCATTGGGGAGTCTTGTGATGCTCAGGCTGACGGACAACCCTGGATTGTCCGAGATCCACCCTGACGCCTTCACGGAGAACACGGCGCTCCAGGTGCTAGACATCAGCCGGAACAACCTGACGTCTCTGAACGTCAGCTCTCTCATCTCGCTCCAAACACTCCGCTCCATCGCACTCAGTGGGAACCCCTGGCGCTGCGATTGCGACACCGAGGATCTTTGCCTATGGATGCAGATCGAAGCATTTAAGTTTCAAG ACGGGCTGAAGACGGTGTGCCAGGCACCCTCAGACATGGAGGGCCGGTGGCTGGCAGAGGTGGGCATGCAACTGCGGATGGAATGCCACCAGAGCTTGGGCTACCAAGATTACATCTTCCTCACTTCTGTGGGTTTCCTCATCTTCTCAGCTGGCACGGTGTCGGCCTGGGTGATGGGTGTGCTTATGGTGCTGTACGAACGCTGCACCAAGAGTACCGATGTGATGCCAGAtggtgaggaggagggaggagatggGGGCCTCAGTAAGCCCGGTGAGAAGGTGTGA